A genomic window from Solanum stenotomum isolate F172 chromosome 10, ASM1918654v1, whole genome shotgun sequence includes:
- the LOC125841979 gene encoding cell division control protein 2 homolog A, which translates to MDQYEKVEKIGEGTYGVVYKARDRVTNETIALKKIRLEQEDEGVPSTAIREISLLKEMQHANIVRLQDVVHSEKRLYLVFEYLDLDLKKHMDSCPEFSKDPHLVKMFLYQILRGIAYCHSHRVLHRDLKPQNLLIDRRTNALKLADFGLARAFGIPVRTFTHEVVTLWYRAPEILLGSRHYSTPVDVWSVGCIFAEMVNQRPLFPGDSEIDELFKIFRVMGTPNEDTWPGVTSLPDYKSAFPKWPPKDLAIIVPNVDGAGLDLLGKMLSLDPSKRITARNALEHEYFKDIGYVP; encoded by the exons ATGGACCAG TATGAAAAAGTTGAGAAGATTGGGGAAGGAACATATGGTGTAGTGTACAAGGCTCGTGACCGTGTAACTAATGAAACTATTgcactaaagaaaataaggTTGGAGCAGGAAGACGAGGGGGTACCAAGCACAGCTATTAGAGAAATCTCTCTCTTGAAAGAGATGCAACATGCTAATATTGTGAG GTTGCAGGATGTGGTGCACAGTGAAAAGCGATTGTATCTAGTGTTTGAATATCTTGACTTGGACTTGAAGAAGCACATGGATTCGTGTCCTGAATTCTCTAAGGATCCACATCTGGTTAAA ATGTTCTTGTATCAAATACTCCGTGGTATTGCTTATTGTCATTCTCATAGAGTTCTTCATCGAGATTTGAAGCCTCAGAACTTGCTGATAGATCGACGTACAAATGCTTTAAAGCTGGCAGACTTTGGTTTGGCTAGAGCATTTGGTATTCCTGTCAGAACTTTCACTCACGAG GTGGTGACATTGTGGTACAGGGCACCAGAAATACTGCTTGGATCACGCCATTACTCTACTCCTGTTGATGTGTGGTCAGTTGGTTGCATATTTGCTGAGATGGTGAATCAGCGCCCTCTGTTTCCTGGTGACTCTGAGATTGATGAACTTTTCAAGATTTTCAG AGTGATGGGTACTCCAAATGAGGATACATGGCCTGGAGTGACTTCTCTACCTGATTACAAATCTGCCTTCCCAAAATGGCCTCCTAAG GACCTGGCAATTATTGTACCAAATGTTGATGGAGCAGGCCTTGATCTTCTTGGT AAAATGCTCTCCTTGGATCCCAGCAAGAGAATAACCGCTAGGAATGCCCTTGAGCACGAGTACTTCAAGGATATTGGGTATGTGCCGTGA